The following are encoded together in the Armatimonadota bacterium genome:
- a CDS encoding peptidylprolyl isomerase, giving the protein MKRGILAIILIALAPVMAAAQDAPLELTGFRAESCVLAPVGDLFKPLGFAVTWDVASDAITLTDAAGAMTLTIGETAVEFRAPDGQSRKTELPVAPAYIGDRLQAPARELLALAGREVQAVEDSAESVTWQIGTRRVVIRLLAEAEQRIIDRATGSVVRLDTDRGKIYLDLFDQKTPVAVGNFLDLVSHGYYDGLTFHRVIADFMIQGGDPLGNGCGGPGYTIPDEADRGLRHFRGSLSMAKTSEPNTGGSQFFICHVPCRHLDGIHTVFGHCIEGMEVVDAIRVGDKINRAVILRRSPYADVAVQKFMKARVMDPLE; this is encoded by the coding sequence GTGAAACGCGGTATTCTGGCGATTATTCTCATCGCGCTGGCGCCGGTCATGGCCGCCGCGCAGGATGCCCCCCTGGAACTCACGGGCTTCCGGGCCGAAAGCTGTGTGCTGGCGCCCGTGGGCGACCTGTTCAAGCCATTGGGCTTCGCGGTCACGTGGGATGTGGCCAGTGACGCTATCACCCTCACCGACGCGGCGGGAGCAATGACGCTCACCATCGGCGAGACCGCGGTGGAGTTCCGCGCGCCTGACGGCCAGAGCCGGAAGACCGAGCTGCCTGTCGCGCCTGCGTACATCGGAGACAGGCTCCAGGCGCCGGCGCGAGAACTGCTGGCGCTCGCGGGCCGTGAGGTGCAGGCAGTCGAGGACAGCGCCGAATCGGTCACGTGGCAGATTGGAACGCGGCGGGTAGTCATCCGGCTTCTCGCCGAGGCGGAGCAGCGCATCATCGACCGGGCAACCGGTTCCGTGGTGCGGCTCGACACCGACCGCGGAAAGATCTACCTGGACCTGTTCGACCAGAAGACCCCGGTTGCGGTGGGCAATTTCCTGGACCTCGTGAGCCACGGGTATTACGACGGCCTCACCTTCCACCGGGTCATTGCGGATTTCATGATCCAGGGCGGCGACCCGCTGGGCAATGGCTGCGGCGGCCCCGGATATACCATCCCGGATGAGGCTGACCGGGGCCTGCGCCACTTCCGGGGAAGTCTGTCCATGGCCAAGACATCGGAACCGAATACGGGCGGCAGCCAGTTCTTCATCTGTCATGTGCCCTGCCGACACCTGGACGGAATACACACGGTCTTCGGGCATTGCATCGAGGGCATGGAAGTGGTGGACGCCATCAGGGTCGGGGACAAGATCAACCGGGCGGTGATCCTGCGGCGGTCGCCATACGCCGATGTAGCGGTGCAGAAGTTCATGAAGGCGCGGGTGATGGATCCTTTGGAGTAA
- the mutY gene encoding A/G-specific adenine glycosylase produces MAAPAPALPATCEARTDSLREALLEWFKTHRREMPWRGSHDPYAIWVSEIMLQQTQVATVTPYYLRFMERFPTVEALAQAPEQDVLAHWAGLGYYSRARNLQAAARRIVAEHGSQFPRDFAVVRSLPGIGDYTAGAILSIAFGEPVPAVDGNVERVLCRALVIEGDPKKRPARDQIRAAAAAMARCACPGDLNQALMELGATVCSPRNPGCDGCPWETLCAARASGRQEELPQMPPRAAMVKCANAAAIIQQNGRVLMAQRPVGVVWAGLWEFPQVEDVGQDGAEALARHVHERLGLEVTVREPVFRVRHGVMNRAIVLSVYECGIVSGELRPVGYSDARWVKLDDIGEYPASSPHKKIAVRLMDRKGRLDFSP; encoded by the coding sequence TTGGCCGCACCCGCCCCTGCCCTGCCGGCGACCTGTGAAGCCCGTACGGACTCCCTTCGTGAAGCGCTGCTAGAATGGTTCAAAACACACCGTCGAGAGATGCCGTGGCGGGGCTCTCACGACCCCTACGCGATCTGGGTTTCGGAGATCATGCTGCAGCAGACCCAGGTGGCGACGGTCACCCCTTATTACCTGCGATTCATGGAGCGCTTCCCAACGGTCGAGGCGCTCGCACAGGCGCCGGAGCAGGACGTGCTCGCGCATTGGGCAGGCTTGGGTTACTACTCCCGGGCGCGGAACCTCCAGGCTGCCGCGCGCAGAATTGTCGCTGAGCATGGAAGCCAGTTCCCGCGGGACTTCGCAGTGGTGAGGTCATTGCCCGGCATCGGCGATTACACCGCCGGGGCGATCTTGAGCATCGCCTTCGGCGAACCCGTCCCCGCAGTCGACGGCAATGTGGAGCGTGTCTTGTGCCGGGCGCTGGTGATTGAGGGCGACCCGAAGAAGAGGCCGGCGCGAGACCAGATACGCGCAGCGGCGGCAGCCATGGCTCGATGCGCATGCCCGGGTGACCTCAACCAGGCGCTCATGGAACTCGGCGCCACGGTCTGTAGCCCGAGAAACCCCGGCTGCGACGGCTGTCCCTGGGAGACGCTTTGCGCTGCAAGGGCATCCGGCCGGCAGGAAGAGCTGCCCCAGATGCCCCCACGCGCAGCGATGGTGAAATGCGCCAACGCGGCCGCCATCATCCAGCAGAATGGCCGAGTGCTCATGGCACAGCGGCCCGTGGGCGTTGTCTGGGCGGGCCTGTGGGAGTTTCCACAGGTCGAGGACGTCGGGCAGGACGGCGCCGAGGCGCTGGCCCGGCATGTGCACGAGAGGCTGGGGCTTGAGGTGACGGTCCGCGAACCCGTATTCAGGGTTCGGCACGGCGTGATGAACAGGGCGATTGTGCTGTCCGTGTATGAGTGCGGGATCGTGTCGGGTGAATTACGCCCGGTCGGTTATTCCGACGCGCGCTGGGTGAAGTTGGACGACATTGGGGAGTACCCGGCGAGTTCGCCCCATAAGAAGATCGCGGTGAGGCTCATGGATCGGAAGGGGAGGCTGGACTTCTCGCCTTGA